The stretch of DNA CCTATAGGATGAGAGTGACGAAACAAATATTAAGCGTACAACATTTTGAAACAAGGAAATGGTTAAAGCAATGTAATCCAGAAACATGAAAGAGGTAAAAGCTGGAAGGGAAGGGTTTATTTGAGGTGTAGATAACTTTACTTGGATCCTAAGCAatgagtttttttctttttggccaTGAGATCGTAAGTAATgattaaaaatcatcaatgaaagtgcATCCGTTACTATACAATAAACTACAGAGTTTCCTGATTGGAATTATGGTAAAGAAAAAGTACCAGTCATGCATGACCCCTATTAATCCACGATCATAAATAACAGGCAAGGTATTGGGCCCACTAATAGGGACCACGTTTAGAACCCAAGCATCAAGTTGATTCTGAATTATCGCGGCTGCAAATCTGCACAATATATAAATCACAGATTTGAGAAATGCTGAAGCAAGTATATGCCTGTAGTACAGTCCAAGACTAGGTTTAAAGAATACCCTCCAAAGCTAGCTCTCATGTCCAATACATTTCTCAGTTGAAATTTCTTCCAATGAAGAGCACGGACATAGCTATCCACTATTTCATTCCAGTATTTTGATTCTGCCATGAAGAGCTCTTTTCTGGCTATATAAGAATCTATTTGTATGCTCTGCAGCCTGTCAGGTGGAATTTGCAGACGAGCAGGCCAAGGAGCAACATTTGCACCATATCCATTCTCAGGAAGTCGACTAATGCAGGCCTTCAGGTCAACATACCTGAGAGATTATGCAAATATCTTGTAACTAACTTAAAACTACTCAGACAAGTAAAATAAAAAGGCCTAATTAAGTTATAGGTTCagaatacatttaaaattaatccAGGGAGCCTCAGGACGTTATAACTATATACAAATGAAATTGACAAATATTAACTGATGAAAGGCATCAGAAACAAAACCACCTTTCTAAGCATCTCATTATGCAtcgtttttcaaataaaaggcaGAGTGGTGAACATACCAAACATTATCTGGGTCATCATCTTGATCACACAAAGGAGGACTATTCCCGGCTTCACGGCTTAAATAACAACTGTTGTCCAAGGGCTTCTGCCATATAGCAATATATCCCTCCTTCTTTACAAGATTCCAGCAGAGGCGAGTAGTAAGGTTAAGCATCTCTGAAAGTACAGAAAATCTAATATGTAATTCCGTACAAGCTCTAACAGCATGTTTAATCAAAAGAACACAGGCCATGAAGAAATGCTCCACCAGGATAAAGTATGTTTGATTTAAAGTTGAACTTTCTAGTACACATGAGTATACAGTTATCACATTTCTTCGCATGATTATCATGAATTCTAGGTCCAGAATTTATACCTTCCCACTGTTCCTCAAGGGCTTCTTCATGCTTGTAAACTGGCTGGGCAGCCCAAGCAAAATATCCACCAGCCCTGAGCATTCTATTGACCTCAAGAAGCAAAATTCCATCTTCATTATACAGCATAAGAATGGAAGGATGCATTAGAATGTATCCCAGAATTCAACTTTATAACAGTAAAAGAAGAAAACATGACAAAAAACTATCCTAGAGACATCTAAAGAAACATAATAGCATTTTCTGCAACATACACAAGAAAGGGTAAATGTGGATTTTTGTTTAAGAAATGGTAGAAGAAGATGGTAAACTTATTGGCAAAGAGATGGAAATTGGTATCGCAGGAATTCCTCACTGGAAAAGTGAAAAAGAGACCAGATAGAATGAGCATATACAGGAGATGAAAATTCAAATGGTACTGAAATTATTAGTATTTCCCTTTTCCTTGCTGCTAGAAAATCACTAGATAAGACTGGAGCAAAAAGTTTTACCATCACGAGTCCAATTGATACGACATCTAGAACAATGTATCAAATCAAAGGCTTGACTTGGGTACAACAAACGGCGAGTTGCAAATGCGGCTGCCATTGCAGGCACTCCACGCTCAAGTGCAAATTGAATCTGGTTTTCATGGACATCTTTGGGAGCAATAGACATGGTTATAACATTCCGTGACATCAAATAGGCACCAAAACTTGCCACACCACATCCAACATCCAGAACAACCCGAATATGATGTCCAAATGTAATATCAGGGACCATCTGGATATACAGATTAGAATTTGATAATCAGAAACAAAATCAACAGACCAAATTTCTTGGAGTTTAAcatgcatttaaaattttaataacaacCTTAGAAATCTGATTCAGGTATTGATCTGCCCCATGTATGAACTGTGTGCCACCTCCAGGAAACTTGAATTTATCCTTCCCTTTTCTAGAAATCCAATTTTGGCCACCTTTGTCTTCTACTAGACGTGTATGAGGAACATTGTTGAACCATACCTATCCATCAAAACAGTATACCCCTATTAGACAACCAGGTTGGCTACAAATTAGAGAAGCAATAAACCAATCAAACAGTAACAATACTACTTTAAAAGAAACCTTCAAGTAACAAAAAAATACTTCCAAAAGCACAAAACGAGGGTTAAAAGGAAAAAGGAAGATACTCAAAATATATTTTCCTCTAATCCCTGGGCAACAAAAGGTGAAAAGAAAGCAAAACCACCAAAACGTAATAAAAAGTTCATCTCTATTTCTATTTCTCAGCTTCTCACCAACTGAACTTAAGTCCAACCAATGAACCTTCAATATCTGATACGAACCCAAGAGGGGGTAAACTCATTTAAGTTCAAGTTTGTAACATCAGCCAACTTGTGATGAAATTTTAGATAGAATATGAGCATTTTTTGGATTGAGTTGTCTTCTTATGGGTCAGAGAACTGTCTCTTAGCTTCACAACGCACTCTGAAACACATCAATCTGAGTTTAAGAGCTCAACTTATGGTCATTTTAATGAAGTGTACCAACAAGAAATTTTTGGAAgaatttaatacaattttttttagttgAAGGCTTTGGATCAGTACTTAAATCATATTGGGTAACTTGGGAGCCCACTTTGCAAGTTAAATTCGACCTCAATGAGCCCAAAAAGTAATCGTCAATAGGAAGTTCACTTCGCCATGAAAAAGAGCAAGTGTTTCAGTTGAAATATAACATAGAAGGAAGATTGAACAAGGACTTTACTTGACCAGTCATTAGAGTTCTTAAGAGAATTAAAGTCTTATTTATAAATGTAACATTTACATCATTCTTTAATTTTGATTGGTTAGAACACTAGGAGTTTAAAGTAATTCTAGTGGTTAGGAAGAgctttatttacatatttattagatttttaatttggaataattatttcttttaaactCTTATAACTTGGCCTATAAATAGCAACATCCAATAGATTATAATTTTCCTTAGTGAAATTTTGTTCTTTCCTGTGAGATGCAAATAGCATTTTGAGAGTTCAAGTGATTTGACTCTTGTTTTCTTTTAAAGTTTGTTACTTCCCAAGATTTTTAGAGTCGTAAAGTTTTCATCCTTCAAAGCTTGATTAttgatgagttttttttttttcaagaaaagaTCTTTGAAAGCTTTTACCGCTAAAATTGCTTTCAAAACCTAAAATGCACTAATCTtcttcattcttctttcatttgGAACAATTGTATAGAGTTTCTTTAAGTTTGGAACATCATCCATCGTGCAACTGAGTTGAGTTGTCTGATTATGGATCAAATAACTGTCTCTTAGCTTCATAATGCACTTTGAAATACGATAATCAGAGTCCAGGGGCTCAAGTTATAGCCGTTTTAATAAAGATTGCGCAAGCAGAAATTTCTGGACAAATTCAATACAGGTTTTTTGAGTTGAAGGCTTGGGATCAGTACTTAAATCATATCGAGCAGCTTGGGAGCCCACATTGCAagtcaaatttaaccttaatgaacCCAAAGAATAGTCACCCATAGGAGGCTTACTTAGACATGAAGAAAACAAGAGTTTCAGTTGAAATATAACATAGAAGATTGGAAAAGGACTTTATTTGGTCAATCATTAGAGAGCTTTTATGagaattaaagtctcatttttaaGGGGGCGTAGGAATGTAACATAGGATTATGAGAATGTTAAATTACAAAGTGGAATACCCAGTATGTTACATTACCTTGTTTTGTTCATTAGGCTAGAGGTTCGGTTGGCGAGATGTAAGAGTACTTAGAAGTAAATTTTACTAGATttatagaatttaattttttaaaacaagtttagttcctttaatatttttttgtctcaatttcaataaaattaaaacaaattattatAGTTCTTATtgttttattacaatttatatatcaATAAGTAACTAACTCAcgttgaaataaatttataagtcaTAACTATAATCATAAGTAATATACtaataaattaatcattaaagtaaatataataattataattttaaaatatgacatCTAGaactttttgtttttaattagacttaaattttatttaggaAGAGGACTAAACTGATTAAAATAACAAAAGCAAAGGGTAACTTGCTCCAAATTTTAAGATTTTGGAATTTCGCATCAATGCAGTCCTAAAACACACACATAAGTTAAGCTTGTCTACAGTTTTTCATTCTACTATGTTTTCTATAAAGATCTAAAGATGCCAAATCCATTTTAGTTCTTTAACTTTAAGGCATGTAATCTTACACTAAACGCAAACTCTCGTCCAACTAAACTACAAACCATTTAATTTCTCCTTCCTAACCACTTCCGAAACAGCCAGTTGGCTCTAATTATCAACTCATGACTCAATCACACAAGCTCAGTTCGATATTCTACATTCTATTTAATTTGCACTTTCTAAACACCCAAAAACAGAAAAAAGCCAACTCAGACACTGTTGATTCTAATTTTTCCACTAGTGACTCCAACTGAGCCCCATATTCTCCATGTTAAGCTTAAGTATTCACCGAGCTCAGACCCAGTAGTTAAATaatctagaaaaaaattacatcAATAATTCGCTATTCTATTTACTTTTAAcatgtatttttcaaaattaaatagaattatttACCTCATCGCGGCTCCTAGGCCAGGGGATCGGAGGGCGATATCCTTTTGGAGCTGGAACCAAGCAATTCAATCCTTTCCCTTTCTCCGGGCAATGTCGTTCAAATCTCTCCCCTCTCTCCGTCGATTTAAGCCTCTTAATCGCTTCCACGTTATCCAAACACGGTATATACTCTCTCATATTTTCTCCGCAAAACCCAAACTTCTTCACCCTAAAGGTAGACCTAACATCCTCTTTACCCGTTTCCGCCTCAATCTCCGCTCCGTTATCCCAATTCTCCACCAAATCCGTATCAAACTCCCCGATCTCAAACTTATCCGACATTGTACCATTCTCATCTATGATCCCGTAAATCTTGAACTCTGGAGGTGGAGGCGGAGCTTTCAAAGACCCCGACGCCCACGTTCCTTCGCTTTTAGCTGAACGAGGAGGTTCCGGAGTGTCAATGAGAGCGGAGACATTGAATTCTTTATTGAGATTAGGAGAAAGAGCGATGGAAGGTGAAGACGACGTCGTTCCAGAAGGGGATTGGCGGGAGAAGAAGATGAGTTGGCGGGAACCGTCGGACCAGTGTTTGCCTAAGTAAAAGGAAGCGacggaaataaaaataaaggccgCGAATTTGATCGACGTTTGGCTTTTGAGGGAATCGACATGGCCGAGAAGATTCATGGTTGAGAAACGCTTCAAAACGACGGCGAATGGCGGAGATCCGGTGTGCCGTTTTCTGAATCAGTGGCTTGAAGTACCGACTTTCTTTAAAAATTTCCCAAAGCTGGAAATTCGATTGATTTCTATTTTGCTAGCGTCACTTGTCGGTGAACGAAAATTTATCTTCAtctgttaaatttattttaaaattgatttaatataatAACTAAGTTTAAATCCATGTTATACATCTCATACTCAACTTAAATGCCTTTCGACAATCAACGCAATTAGCAAGGCTCAAATACAAGTTATTAGACATCACATGTAATTTCATtattgatgaaattttaaaatttacaattctttaaattttaatttcttttaaaatatagttgtgctgaaaatttttttatgataattcTATATATTCTTAAATCAAATAAGAAATAGAGCTATTAAAAGAAGTATCGAGTAAAGTTTTGTTTAATTAAAGTGGATCAAATCTAACTATATAgatattaattagttttatatatatatataatccacGAGTTAATTGTgtattaattaatacatattatattatttattaaaaaattgttaaaaaattgtAACAATATGATTGAGGAAGTAAAAACACTttaatataaatgttaaataatttGTATTTTGATCAATATAAATTGGGATAATGGTAAAAAATACATTTGcactttaacaaaattttcattgcAGTTCCTCTACTTTtaatttgtctaatgtgatactTGAATTTTAATTCTTGTCTATCAATCTAGTACCTCCGTCTAACGATCTTAATTCCTAACAAAAGTTTACATGTGGGCTAATTATATACTACCACGTGTGTAACACGCCTTACCCGAGTGAACTCAAGTAACGAATGTTATATTGAACATTGAACATACATTTATGATTTCAAACacttttaaattaaacttttaatagtGAATTCAAGACCTTTTTACACTTTTAGGAATATAACTAGACTATTAATAAAGATTAACTGCATATAAAATTTGTTTCAAGTCTTATTTAATTGGAACAAAAAATTTCAACTGCAAGTCTATATGTCTTGAGACCAAGGCCTACATGTCTTGAGACATTGCCATGACACTGTAGAAGTTTAGCTTCGATGTTGTCCTATCTCGACACAAAGTCCTTTATGTCTTGAGACATGGCCTGATTATTGTAGATTTTTACCTTCGAAGTTTGTACGTCTTGAGACACACTTTACATGTTTCAAGACCTAGAATAGGAGacctaaaaattatgttttcaaaCACACCCAAACCATACCAAAATCGCTCATACTCTTTCCAAACACAAACCATAACTCATATACGAAATAATACCTTATATGTACTCACTAAAACACATCAAACTCAAGTGTGGGAATCAATTAGTTCCCTATTTACTTACATAAACATtcacctaggtacatgtcatataCTTAAAAACAAAATAGTGGAGATAGCATACTCTTCTCCAAGCTCTTGGGATATGATGAGATGCAAAGACATTAATCCTTGGCAAATCCTCACTTCACGATTTTACCTACGCATTAGAACTAATGCgttaagcttatgaaagcttagtaaatACAACGAGAATTAAACTTgtcttttattaattaaatgaaaacatAGTACAATAACATCGTAATAAATAAGTATAAACCATATTAGTATTAGTAACTCTATACTATAACTCAAtcattataatttcttttattgcCATTctatcactaactcataatcttgtCATATTATTCTtagctttatttttgttttttattattcaaCGAAGGCCCGATGTAAACTTAACAAAACACGTAGGATATACAAAAATGGTACAAGAATGCACCGAAGTGCAATAgtgcaataattttattaatcaatctgtttaaaaaattacaagtgtacttagacgaaaatacaACACTTAGGGCACAAAATCCAACACTAAGATCCACAAATTTGCCACTGTTTTGGGTGTCCCGACATCGCAGCCTAGGTGTCGCGACACTATTGCCTAATTGGGAAAAATCAGTTGTAAGGGTAGTCTTTTGTCCAACACATTACCCAATCAAAACATAGTTTCTATGGGCATTCTagtcaacattttttttattgtaatcaGATGTTTAAAAGCCACTTTTGGCTGAAAACTAAGAGAGCTTTTTGTCTttacttttctttcatctttttagCTTTCTAGTTAGTTTTCTTCATCTTTTCTAGGGTTTAGTTTAGAACTTTTCTGGTTTTAGTTGTTTTAGTTGTTAACTAATTAGTTTTTACTATATGTTTGTCTTAATGGCACTTTGGTGCTCAaaaatttctttatattttcattttaacccATAGCTTTTAATAGAACTCAGCTCTATCTCTTTTTTCTTAGTTAAAAATCTAGACCTTATTGGTATTTTTCATCTCTATTGTTGCTACCTTCATCTTCCTCAAGCAACCATCAAGAAATCATTAAGGTTACTTTTGTTAGAAAATgtgctcatattgtagtaaacatgtaactgttttctatttaattgaacgatgaataaataagtaAAGTTAATTCcgcatttcactattatgtcttttgtattttttgtcttttatattttacatgtatagcgaaattgtgacaagcaaatattagttcattgattgtctaagttcaaactaaagataagtggcattgtaagaatgtttacattgcgagaaagacaactttcttcagtagataatctaaataagtccataatcccgtaaaagaatcgaagtgaccatttgattcaaatactgagaaggattattatgtcatctataaTTCCAATTGcagagatggctagtcttggctattagAGCAATTGACTctacgagtagagacatagatgtattcattggtagaatgatacattggactggacccaagatgaattaattttgaatccgtttgtgaattagtTCATttatgacattcatagtgtgatttacctaaatcccgaGATAGTCAccgaccatgcgtatgcaactcatgtgctttgatataagtggaggcttatgctctaaagatgatcgagcccatagtcggtatgttgggtacatgacttgtgtacgGCATGGCTTTAcaagcaatagtggaattcatagctcaattaaagagctaatggtatcctctcattgacattgtgtggattgataaatatggaacgtggtcaTGGGTTGCTTGTTCTTGAACAAGTAATTTATCACAACCATttattgacagtgatcatattaatcattaagaagacacaatggtgacaataagataaaataagattgtattgagtaaACGGATTTAACTAAAAggaattaaggatatcatatgagggtaacacacacgtGACGAGGTCACCggacaaaacagttggatgaattgtttccgtaaagagtatacaataaggagtttttaatcatggtacttcttgtggactgactccatgattaagtaattgcgaattatcggaacgatgcttctaaacataattgtaattactagagcctaattgtatatgtccgattggtccctctgctagctcaacaaaagcttaaTCGAACTGCATTTAAAtgagaagaaaattctatgactttggaaataatttaattgagtcagtatattcgatgtggaattaaattaggtggttgtgagaattgttcaactagagaatttgattaaaaaattttcttgaaaatttaatttggaaaatctaagtgatttttagaaaaattaattttgatcaagtaaaattaaattaattaaatcaattacattaatatgatatttttgaaaattaatttgcaAGTGAGACAATTGgctcaatgggtaattgaacttaaaaattggacCTGATATCGTAAATTGGTCCAAAAACAGGTCGAACCAAGCTTGATATGTGAAACCAGGCCGAcggtccaaccggtggctagaccGAACTGGTTGGGTCGTCACTGACCCAAATCAAACTGACATCAGTCGAACCGGCTCGGGGTGCTGTAAGGGTGTTGCACCTGCATCACAGGACACGGTAGTGCTGGCGACTACGACAACGGTGTCCCGATGGCCGGAGGCAGTTGGCCTtcggtggttgagtagtggaagagttacactcctattgggactctactagagaatttaatttcagattaactattccaaaaataatattattttaataattcaatattaaattaaattaaatttgatacttatcttaatagtattttattaatttaatattaaagtgattaagtttaatcatagttgaactctctaaactctcatTATATAAAGAGAGCTTTGAGTCATTACTCTGAAGaggttattttagaaaaattctagagatatttttttgatctacaaattgacccaaaagtttagaaaaattgtgaaattaccctaatagtaatttttgtgaaaaattttctaattcgaagcgaGCCTACACTCGACAGACATGAGCTTGAGGACAACAGAGAAGACTACTCAATCGAAGcactcatcctagacgaatcgaaaagatacagttttgattaagtgtttattacaaTAGATATCACAACTAaaatcttgttttggaaaaaaaattaaaactatgttttccctaaatttattttccactgtGTTTTCCAAACTCGATTTTTTCCAACAACTTTAACCCTAtcttttgtgtttattttaatgtaTGCTTTGAATGTATGTTGGGTTATTGCttgtatggaaatgatgttaagTAACTAAATCtatggtggttggttgatgaAAATGTTGCTTGGTTAGTTTTttgtatagggattaaattgtaaaaattggaccaaatcaaataaacttcaaaatttaGAAGGGAAAACATAAATAGGTGAGACCAAGAGGAGATCTAATTGAGCACCAAGTTTGTTGCCCCGAGTTAGTTctatgaggtcgagagataaaccaAGCTAAAtcgtctaatttggtaaaatggtgATCGAGAGGTAAAATTGAGCCAATTAGAAGTTTAAACTTTTTAGATACATAATCCAAAGACTAATCAGCAACATGAAAGTCAACCaaccacttttatttattgaattgttaattgcttaacttttactattttataatttggtcctttttagtGTTCGGTTGTCAattagtgtgatttaacctcgaTTATGAATTGTTGTAATATAACACTTAGCGAGCAATTAACTAGACTTCTTGGTTGCATGTTTGCTTGCTGCTTAGGAATCACTTTATCCTAAAACTCTCTTGGGTTCAATCATTGGAATACTCGAGTGTTCCATTAtgacactacaaatattacaactagACTTGTCACACTTGCAGTACACCGCTAGATTATTATTAGTATTTGTGTTATTCATAGCCCCGGTGCACGCACGTTACGGCGTGGTCAATAGGTTGGCCTATATTTGAGGAATTACCTATTCTTTGTAAATCAGTTCTAAATGTTGTTGAGATGGAAAAGACAAAGGCTCTATCAATCCTAATATATATTCTTTGTGTTTCGCATTTGATTCTTTAAGCTTATCGATAATGTCTCTATCTAATAATTGGATAGTTTCATATTCCTTTTGGATAGAtaaacttttttcttttgtttttatagcatAACTATAAAAATTATAGTACAATCAaagaagaaattttatcaattgttttgtgcattacaaaatttcaaagtgatttattaaatcaaaagtttcTTTTGCAAATTGATTGCAAATACGAAAAAGAAGTTTTATAAAAGGATATTTAAAATATTGCttcaaaatatatttttgcaAGATGACAAGTAATTTTGAGTATATTTGATTTTCAAATTGAATATATCAAAGGAGAAAATAATTCTTTGTCTAATTTTCTCACCAGAGAATTCTTCAAAAATGTCTCCAAAACTTAAAgacaaaggaaaaaggaaaatagaagaATCCTCCTCAAAACTCATCAAATCATGGTATGAAATTTGTTTGCAAGAAGAAAATGAGGAATCATCCTCATAAAAAAACCTCAAATGATATATCTTTTTAGGATGCACAagacccaaattaaaaaaatagatcgAGTCTGTCACTTTCAATCCTTAGAAGTTGCATTAGTCATAGcccaatccaaaaaaaaaaaatacttctcaAATAAATTGTTGTTGAAgcaactgagatttcaaaaaATAGAGATATTATTTTACATAAACCaaaatctctttaaaatattaataaactttcTTAAAGAGGTTTATCCAAAAGAAGTAGCATATTTATAGATTGTTACACAAAAATCCTCATAATATTTTAcagataaatattttgaaaaacaaattattaTGGTGGAAGAATTTTCTAATAAAACCTCTACATAttgttataaaaagaaatttccaAATGATGGCATTTTAAATCTTTAGACTTACAAAAAAACCAGCAATATTATGAAAACATATTGGTTCAAACAAGATTAGTATTGTTCAAACATTGCACAGATCCAAAAGACTTTATTTTATTACTCATTCAACAacccaaataattaaaattttcaaatcgaGAGATTGGGGTGAAAACTCAAACTCTCTAACAAAAATTTCTAACCAAATTCACCATGATACTATGCTTAAACGAAAGTAGAAGACGTTAAGATTAAATATACGAGATAGATTTAACAACTGGAAACTTAATTTTTATCCTCTATATTGGTCAGTGCTGTTGGTGGAATGAAATTTTCTAGTAGAAAAAGTTAATCATGTAAATGGAGTAAAATAAAcgaattaatcataaaatttcacatttttcttaattCATCGAATTGGAACTAGTATTCCTActtagagaaaaaagaaaaattccaCCTAGTATTCGACAAAACGTGGCAACCCACATTAACGCACATCAGTTGTTTTTATCTTTGATGCATGTACAGTATACATGGCAAAAACAATAAACACTTATATTTACAATTATGACCCCTGCAAATATGatccaaaaaaataatataaacatgatAAGAATCTAATTAAGGGTTCGAGTATGTTGAAATACGAAATTCTCTTATTTAAAGGTTTAGAGAGGTTATAGGTAAATTtagacattattaaaaaaaagatataataaGAATCCAaacatattatgtaaatattgaaaataaGTTTGTACCAATCATGGACAATATCATCACTTAACCCACACGATGGCTTTATTCAAAAACAGATGGCTCCATCAAATGACATTGAAAAAGAAAGGAGGCCAATGCtaattgtaaaaagaaaagatgaacagGTGAGTTGAATTTGTCTGATTCAAAATCGGGTTGTTTGAAGAGATaaacaat from Gossypium hirsutum isolate 1008001.06 chromosome D04, Gossypium_hirsutum_v2.1, whole genome shotgun sequence encodes:
- the LOC107955137 gene encoding probable methyltransferase PMT11, which gives rise to MNLLGHVDSLKSQTSIKFAAFIFISVASFYLGKHWSDGSRQLIFFSRQSPSGTTSSSPSIALSPNLNKEFNVSALIDTPEPPRSAKSEGTWASGSLKAPPPPPEFKIYGIIDENGTMSDKFEIGEFDTDLVENWDNGAEIEAETGKEDVRSTFRVKKFGFCGENMREYIPCLDNVEAIKRLKSTERGERFERHCPEKGKGLNCLVPAPKGYRPPIPWPRSRDEVWFNNVPHTRLVEDKGGQNWISRKGKDKFKFPGGGTQFIHGADQYLNQISKMVPDITFGHHIRVVLDVGCGVASFGAYLMSRNVITMSIAPKDVHENQIQFALERGVPAMAAAFATRRLLYPSQAFDLIHCSRCRINWTRDDGILLLEVNRMLRAGGYFAWAAQPVYKHEEALEEQWEEMLNLTTRLCWNLVKKEGYIAIWQKPLDNSCYLSREAGNSPPLCDQDDDPDNVWYVDLKACISRLPENGYGANVAPWPARLQIPPDRLQSIQIDSYIARKELFMAESKYWNEIVDSYVRALHWKKFQLRNVLDMRASFGGFAAAIIQNQLDAWVLNVVPISGPNTLPVIYDRGLIGVMHDWCEPFDTYPRTYDFLHAAGLFSIERKRCNMSTIMLEMDRILRPGGRVYIRDSLDVMDELEDIAKAMGWRPTLRDTSEGPHASYRILTCDKRHG